Below is a genomic region from Longimicrobium sp..
GCAGGGCCGGTTCGGGGAAGCCGGGCTGCGGTCTGCGCGGCACCAGATTCGCGGCCGACAGGCGCGCCACTTTTGCGCCGTCATCCCTGTTGACCCAGCGAGGGAGGTCGCGATGAAGAAGATCCGGCTGGACGTGGACGAGCTGCAGGTGGAGTCGTTCGCTGCGGCTACGGGGCACGGAGAGGCAGGCACCGTGAAGGCGCACGCGCCGAGCGAACACGCGACCTGCGAGACGCTGGTCTGCCCATGCCAGGTCAGCCAGGACGTGAGCGACTGTGTGTGCCCCGGTAGCCGGCCCTGCTGACGCGTGCTGCTGTCGTTTCACCATGGGACACGAAGGCCCGCCTGAATCCCAGGCGGGCCTTCGTCTGTCTCCCCACGCGCAGTCGGCTCAGGAGCCGCCGCCCTGCCGCGCGTTGTAGCCCAGCACGAAGCCGGCGACCAGCAGCCCCAGCGGGTCTCCCCCGCCCTGCGCGCCGGCCATGAACCCGGCGGGGTCGCTGCGCAGCGCATCGGCGATGGCCTGCAGCCGGTCCGCCACGTCGGCGAACGCGCCCGCCGCCCCGGTGCCCGCCGCGGGCGGCTGCGCGGCGGGCGTGGGCTCGTTCAGCGCCTCGGGCGCGGCCCACGCCGGCTCCTCTGCGGCCGGCCCCGCGCCGCCGAACGACTCCCACGCGGGCGGCATGTCGGACCCCGCGTGCACGTCGGCCGCGGGCAGCTCCCACGCGGGCTCCGCCTCCGCTTCCGCGGTAGAGGCGGATGGGGTGACGTCCGGCAGGTCGTACAGCTCCGGCTCGGGGAGGTCGAACTCGGCCTCGGGCTCGGCGGGCTGCGTCAGGTGGAAGTCGGGCTCGCGCGACGCGTCCTCGTCGGCCGGGGCGGGCGACTGCCACGGCTCGTCGCCGCCCTCGGCCTCGGGCGCCTTCCACGCGTCGGCGGGCTCCTGCCAGGGGTCGGCGGCCGTCTCCACCTCGGGCGCCCAGGGCTGCGCGTCTTCCGCCAACTCCTCGATCGGCGTGGCGCCCTCGTCGGCCGCCTCGAACGGCTGCGGCTCCGCGTCCTCGGTGCGCACCCAGTCCATCCAGTTGGGCGCGTCGTCGGCCTTGATCTCCTCCCCCGCCTGGCCCTCGGGCGCGGTGGGCACCTCCAGCCAGGGGAGGTCGTCTTCCTCGTCGCCCACCGCGGCCGGCTCGTCCGCGGCGGCGGGCTGCTCCTCGGGCGTGGGCGCCTCGAAGTCCCACGGCATCGGCGTGGCGGGCGCGGCGGCGTCCCACACCGGCGCCTGCGGCTGCGGCTCTTCCTCGTGCGCCGCCTCGGGCTCGCTCACGGCCGGAGCCTGGTCGCGGACGGGCTCGGATGCGGGCTCGGGCTGGCGCGGGGTAGGATTGAAGGGAGGGAAGACGGTGATCGCGGGAATGCCGGGCTGGTCGCTCATCGGGCGTCCGGGGCGTTGGGCTGGAAAGATCGGGGGGTGTGAACTGTGAGGGGAACGTACGGCTCAACCCGCCGGAAGTCAACGAATCCGAACCGTTTGCGCCCGATTCAAGTCGCTTTTGGACAGCGGATCGCCACTTCGGAGAGCGTCAGCCGCCGGTATCCCACGGGCGGGTAAACCCGCGGCTGGAACCTTGGAAAGCCTGCTGCGCAGGCTGCGGATCCGGCATCCGTGCGACAGGCGATCACCTTCCCCGTCCGCCGGTTCCAAGCCGTTGAGGCCTCGCGGTTTGCGAGGCTTCTGCCACGGCTTCAGCCGCCCGACGAGCGCCCGATCCTCATCCTCCCACCCGCTCGTCCACCCACCCGAATCGCCCCAGCAGGGGGACGAAGGTGACGTCGCCCACGTCCTCGCTCTGAAAGCGGTCGCCGAGTCTCCTTACCAGCACCAGCCGCTGCGACTCGCGCGTGCCGACGGGGACGAGCATCCGCCCGCCGTCCGCCAACTGCTCCAGCAGCGGCTGGGGGATGTCGGGGCCGCCGGCGGCGACGAGGATGGCGTCGTACGGCGCGTAGCGGCTCCAGCCGATGGTGCCGTCGCCGACCAGGATCGCCACGTTGGAGATGCGCATGCCGTCCAGCGCCTCCCGCGCGCGCGTGGCCAGGTCGCGGATGCGCTCCACCGAGTACACGCGGTCGGCCAGCTGGGCCAGCACCGCCGTCTGGAAGCCCGAGCCGGTGCCGATCTCCAGCACCCGGTCGTTGCGGCCGATCTCCAGCAGCTGCATGTACATCGCCTGCAGCGACGGCTGGCTGGCCGTCTGCCCGAAGCCGATGGGGAGCGCGCTGTCCTCGTACGCGCGGTGGCTCACGGCGTGGGGGACGAACAGGTGGCGGGGGACGAGGTCGAACGCGCGCAGCACGTTCAGGTCGCGGATCCCGCGCTCCTGCATGCGGTTGATCAGCCCGCGCCGCTGCGCCGTGAAGCGGTCGGTCATATCCCCAGCCCCCATCCCCCCACGCCCTCGATCAGCGCGTGGTTGGTCAGGTCCAGGTGCAGCGGCGTCACCGACACGTAGCCGGCGTCCACGGCGTGGAAGTCCGTCCCCTCCTCCGCCGCCCACTCGATCGACCCGCCGCCGATCCAGTAGTACGGCCGCCCGCTGGGGTCCTTTCCGCGCATGTACGCGTCGCTGAACACGCGCCGCCCCAGCTTCGTCACCCGCACCCCCTTCACCTGTGATGGCTCGATGGGCGGGAGGTTGACGTTCAGCAGCGTCTCGCGCGGAAAGCCGTCGCGCGCCAGGATCCGGCCCAGCAGCCGTGCCAGCAGCGGCCCGTACGCCTCCAGGTGCTCCACGTCGTACCGCCCGGCGTAGCTGATGGCGACGGCGGGGATGCCGAACACCGTGGCCTCCATCGCGGCCGACACGGTGCCCGAGTAGAGCACGTC
It encodes:
- a CDS encoding protein-L-isoaspartate(D-aspartate) O-methyltransferase; translated protein: MTDRFTAQRRGLINRMQERGIRDLNVLRAFDLVPRHLFVPHAVSHRAYEDSALPIGFGQTASQPSLQAMYMQLLEIGRNDRVLEIGTGSGFQTAVLAQLADRVYSVERIRDLATRAREALDGMRISNVAILVGDGTIGWSRYAPYDAILVAAGGPDIPQPLLEQLADGGRMLVPVGTRESQRLVLVRRLGDRFQSEDVGDVTFVPLLGRFGWVDERVGG
- the surE gene encoding 5'/3'-nucleotidase SurE, producing the protein MLILCTNDDGYLARGLRVLADAARALGDVHVVAPDREQSATSHSLTMHVPIRARGVGDQTHSVTGTPTDCVFLGIQELLPGRPDFVLSGVNHGMNMGEDVLYSGTVSAAMEATVFGIPAVAISYAGRYDVEHLEAYGPLLARLLGRILARDGFPRETLLNVNLPPIEPSQVKGVRVTKLGRRVFSDAYMRGKDPSGRPYYWIGGGSIEWAAEEGTDFHAVDAGYVSVTPLHLDLTNHALIEGVGGWGLGI